A region from the Paenarthrobacter aurescens genome encodes:
- a CDS encoding Lrp/AsnC family transcriptional regulator, which produces MLVDALDAKIVRFFTDSPRSSVLEASRVLRVARATVQSRIDRMIENGVIGSWVPQPDPANFGFPVVAFCSVTITQEIGHDAIIESLSAIPEIIEVHTVTGNSDLMVRIAARSNPDMQRVLDAMIATKSVVRCSSVIVLNSHIQGRTLPLMEAAAKSV; this is translated from the coding sequence ATGCTGGTCGATGCGCTTGATGCAAAAATTGTACGTTTCTTCACGGATTCGCCGCGATCTTCCGTGTTGGAGGCCTCCCGAGTGCTCCGGGTTGCCCGGGCCACGGTGCAGTCCCGGATCGATCGCATGATCGAGAACGGGGTCATCGGGTCCTGGGTTCCCCAACCTGATCCGGCCAATTTTGGCTTTCCTGTGGTGGCGTTCTGTTCCGTCACCATCACCCAGGAGATCGGCCATGACGCGATCATTGAAAGCTTGAGTGCCATCCCGGAAATTATCGAGGTCCACACGGTCACGGGTAATTCGGATCTGATGGTCAGGATTGCAGCGCGGTCCAACCCGGACATGCAGCGTGTCCTTGATGCCATGATTGCCACCAAATCAGTGGTCCGGTGTTCATCGGTGATCGTGCTGAACAGCCACATCCAGGGCCGCACGCTGCCGCTGATGGAGGCTGCCGCGAAGTCAGTGTGA
- a CDS encoding amino acid permease, with translation MTTKSIAAPAPTSGLGHSLKPRQLTMMGLGSAIGAGLFLGSGAGVQAAGPAVLISYLVAGTLIILVMWALGEMAAANPNSGAFSVYAEKAMGKTAGGTIGWLWWLQLVVVIAAEAIGAAGLLFSIWPVIPVWVLALVFMVVFTGINLVGVRNFGEFEFWFAILKVAAIVIFLLIGAALLFGWLPNVPSPGFSAFGDFAPNGIGGIAAALFVVIFAFGGTEIVSVAAAETENPAHSVGKAIRTVVWRILVFYIGSVFVIAAVLPVGSEGLKSPFAGVLDLAGIPGAGAAITLVAVVALLSALNANLYGASRMIFSLSERGEAPRFLSRLSASKVPVAAVGISVAFGFIATVLELLFPEKILPALLNLVGSTCLVVWGTALVSQFILRRRADRDGTELPLRMKGFPYLTIVGLILLGLILVVGFANPESAGQLIGTFILILVIAAGCFINARSKAAKHATPAK, from the coding sequence ATGACAACGAAGTCCATCGCGGCTCCTGCCCCCACGTCCGGCCTCGGCCATTCACTGAAGCCACGCCAGCTGACCATGATGGGCCTGGGCAGCGCGATCGGCGCAGGCCTGTTCCTGGGTTCGGGAGCAGGCGTTCAAGCCGCCGGCCCTGCAGTGCTCATCTCCTACCTCGTAGCCGGGACGCTGATCATCCTGGTCATGTGGGCCCTTGGCGAAATGGCGGCCGCCAACCCCAACAGCGGCGCGTTCTCCGTCTACGCCGAAAAAGCCATGGGCAAGACAGCCGGCGGAACCATTGGCTGGCTGTGGTGGCTGCAGTTGGTAGTGGTCATTGCCGCAGAAGCCATCGGCGCGGCCGGGCTGCTGTTTTCCATTTGGCCGGTCATCCCCGTGTGGGTCCTTGCACTGGTCTTCATGGTGGTATTCACCGGCATCAACCTGGTGGGCGTGCGCAACTTCGGCGAGTTTGAGTTCTGGTTCGCCATCCTCAAGGTCGCCGCGATCGTCATCTTCCTGCTCATCGGCGCCGCCTTGCTGTTCGGCTGGCTGCCCAACGTCCCCTCCCCCGGCTTCTCGGCATTCGGTGACTTTGCTCCGAACGGGATCGGCGGCATTGCTGCCGCCTTGTTCGTGGTCATCTTTGCCTTCGGTGGAACAGAGATCGTCAGCGTTGCTGCCGCTGAAACCGAGAACCCCGCCCACAGCGTTGGCAAGGCCATCCGCACGGTGGTGTGGCGCATCCTGGTCTTCTACATCGGATCCGTTTTTGTGATCGCAGCGGTGCTCCCCGTGGGCTCGGAAGGACTGAAGTCCCCGTTTGCCGGCGTGCTGGACCTGGCAGGCATCCCCGGTGCCGGTGCCGCGATCACACTCGTAGCCGTGGTGGCCCTGCTCTCCGCCCTCAACGCCAACCTGTACGGCGCCTCCCGCATGATCTTCTCCCTGTCCGAACGCGGCGAAGCTCCGCGCTTCCTGTCCCGCCTCAGTGCCTCGAAGGTCCCCGTGGCCGCCGTCGGTATTTCAGTTGCCTTCGGCTTTATTGCCACGGTCCTTGAACTCCTGTTCCCGGAAAAAATCCTGCCGGCATTGTTGAACCTGGTTGGTTCCACCTGCCTGGTGGTTTGGGGTACAGCGCTGGTTTCCCAGTTCATCCTTCGCCGCCGGGCTGACAGGGACGGCACCGAACTGCCATTGCGCATGAAGGGCTTCCCCTACCTCACCATCGTGGGGCTGATCTTGCTGGGCCTGATCCT